The Toxorhynchites rutilus septentrionalis strain SRP chromosome 1, ASM2978413v1, whole genome shotgun sequence genome contains the following window.
GGTTAAATCTTTCAAGCATCATTTTCGACggatttttggaaattcgtcATATGTGATAGACGAGCTAACAACTGCTGCCACTCACATCGAAAGCATCCTCAACTCCCGGCCTCTCACTCCCCTTACAGACCACCCCAACGACCTCTCCGTATTGACGTCCGGCCATTTTCTCATAGGGGAACCGATGTTTTCCATTCTCGAGCCCGATGAGTCCAACGTCACTATAACCAAAACGTCTCGTTTGCAGGAAATGCGTCGTGCTGTTCAAATCTTCTGGAAATGCTGGTCCAGAGACTATCTGACCCGCTTACATCAGCGCTCGAAGTGGAGGGGCGCTACCAAGAACATCAAACCTGGTGACGTCGTTCTTCTCAAACAGCCCAACTTTCCTCCATTCACATGGCCTCTTGGGAAGATCATCGAAGCTGTCGTCGGATCTG
Protein-coding sequences here:
- the LOC129781674 gene encoding uncharacterized protein LOC129781674 — protein: MRELQHRYRQQFQTDKWERYCLDSGITFNFIPARSPHFGWLWEAGVKSFKHHFRRIFGNSSYVIDELTTAATHIESILNSRPLTPLTDHPNDLSVLTSGHFLIGEPMFSILEPDESNVTITKTSRLQEMRRAVQIFWKCWSRDYLTRLHQRSKWRGATKNIKPGDVVLLKQPNFPPFTWPLGKIIEAVVGSDGLVRVVLVRTSRGLFKRAITEVSVLPIDTVEDVNEETRNSDEDQAANETQVVEDGTSKHRE